Proteins encoded in a region of the Paramagnetospirillum magneticum AMB-1 genome:
- a CDS encoding shikimate dehydrogenase yields MIVSGKARLAGVLGWPVSHSRSPRLHGFWLEQMGIDGAYLPLAVAPEHLETVIRALPRMGFAGANVTVPHKEAVMRLVDHLDPLARRIGAVNTLVVRQDGTLEGRNTDAYGFFENLRQGCPLWEPTSGPAAVIGAGGAARAVVAALADAGVPEIRLANRSRERAATLAADLGGPVTVVDWAERAESLEGCALLVNTTTLGMTGQSSLDLDLAALPTTSVVNDIVYVPLVTDLLARATARGNPIVDGLGMLLHQAVPGFEAWFGQRPQVSDQLRAFVLS; encoded by the coding sequence ATGATCGTGTCCGGTAAGGCCAGACTGGCCGGGGTGCTCGGCTGGCCAGTTTCCCATTCCCGCTCGCCCCGCCTGCACGGCTTCTGGCTGGAGCAAATGGGCATCGACGGCGCCTATCTGCCCCTGGCCGTGGCCCCCGAGCATCTGGAGACCGTGATCCGCGCCCTGCCCCGCATGGGCTTTGCCGGGGCTAATGTCACCGTGCCCCACAAGGAGGCGGTGATGCGGCTGGTGGATCACCTCGATCCCCTGGCCCGGCGTATCGGGGCGGTCAACACCCTGGTGGTCCGCCAGGACGGCACCTTGGAAGGCCGTAACACCGACGCCTATGGTTTTTTCGAAAATCTGCGCCAGGGCTGTCCCCTCTGGGAGCCGACCTCCGGCCCGGCGGCGGTGATCGGCGCCGGGGGCGCCGCCCGCGCCGTGGTGGCGGCGCTGGCCGATGCCGGAGTGCCGGAGATCCGTCTGGCCAATCGCAGCCGCGAGCGCGCCGCGACCCTGGCCGCCGATCTCGGCGGTCCCGTCACGGTGGTGGACTGGGCCGAACGGGCGGAAAGCCTGGAAGGCTGCGCCCTGCTGGTCAATACCACCACCCTGGGGATGACCGGTCAGTCGAGTTTGGATCTGGACCTTGCGGCCCTGCCAACCACGTCCGTGGTTAATGACATCGTCTATGTGCCGCTGGTCACCGATCTGCTGGCCCGCGCGACCGCCCGGGGGAATCCCATTGTCGACGGGCTGGGCATGCTGCTGCATCAGGCGGTGCCCGGCTTTGAGGCCTGGTTCGGGCAACGGCCCCAGGTCAGCGACCAATTGCGGGCCTTCGTCCTGTCATGA
- a CDS encoding Maf family protein: MIVLASGSTARARMLEQAGIAFTVDVAAVDEEAVKHSMAAETRNPARVAEILAELKAVRVSARHPGALVIGADQMLDCDNVWFDKPADRQGARAQLLALRHKTHRLTSAVVAVRDGRRVWHHTEAAKLTMRNFSENFLDGYLDQAGEAVQTSVGAYQLEGLGSQLFLSVEGDFFTILGLPLLALMDFLRENGELVP; the protein is encoded by the coding sequence ATGATCGTGCTCGCCTCGGGCAGCACCGCCAGGGCCCGCATGCTGGAACAGGCGGGAATTGCCTTCACCGTCGACGTGGCGGCGGTCGACGAGGAGGCGGTCAAGCACTCCATGGCGGCCGAGACCCGTAATCCCGCCCGGGTCGCCGAGATCCTGGCCGAGCTGAAGGCGGTGCGCGTCTCGGCGCGCCATCCCGGCGCCCTGGTGATCGGCGCCGACCAGATGCTCGATTGCGACAATGTCTGGTTCGACAAGCCCGCCGACCGGCAGGGGGCGCGGGCCCAATTGCTGGCGCTGCGCCACAAGACTCACCGCCTGACCTCGGCGGTGGTGGCGGTCAGGGACGGGCGGCGGGTGTGGCACCACACCGAAGCCGCCAAGCTGACCATGCGCAACTTCTCGGAAAACTTCCTAGATGGCTATCTCGATCAGGCGGGCGAGGCGGTGCAGACCTCGGTGGGTGCCTACCAGCTGGAGGGCCTGGGTTCCCAGCTGTTCCTGAGCGTCGAGGGCGATTTCTTCACCATCCTCGGCCTGCCCCTGCTGGCCCTGATGGATTTTCTGCGCGAGAACGGAGAGCTGGTCCCATGA
- a CDS encoding pyruvate, water dikinase regulatory protein: MKNFHLHLVSDATGETVTSVARACLVQFEGVQPIQHNWWLVRTQGQVERVIAGIEDNPGLVFFTLVDGAVRGLLEEACRHRGIPCISLLDPVMAGLSAFLGVEVTALPGRQYQLDAEYFRRIDAMQFTLSHDDGQLIELADQADIVLVGVSRSSKTPTCMYLANRGFKCANYPLVPGVPLPPELERAKKPLVVGLTKDPKSLSDIRRARLRLLNQEEEADYAQFEKVKEEVQQARRIFSRLGWPVVDVTRRSIEEASATIIQLYERHLEKRGLKAEVLPS; encoded by the coding sequence ATGAAGAATTTTCACCTCCACCTCGTCTCCGATGCCACCGGCGAGACGGTCACCTCGGTGGCCAGGGCCTGCCTCGTCCAGTTCGAGGGCGTGCAGCCCATCCAGCATAACTGGTGGCTGGTCCGCACCCAGGGTCAGGTGGAGCGGGTCATCGCCGGCATCGAGGACAATCCCGGGCTGGTGTTTTTCACCCTGGTGGACGGCGCGGTGCGCGGCCTGCTGGAGGAAGCGTGCCGCCATCGCGGCATTCCCTGCATCTCGCTGCTTGATCCGGTGATGGCTGGATTGTCGGCCTTCCTGGGCGTCGAGGTTACCGCCCTGCCCGGCCGCCAGTATCAGTTGGACGCCGAGTACTTCCGCCGTATCGATGCCATGCAATTCACCCTGTCCCACGATGATGGCCAGTTGATCGAGTTGGCCGATCAGGCCGATATCGTGCTGGTGGGAGTGTCGCGCTCGTCCAAAACGCCGACCTGCATGTATCTGGCCAATCGCGGCTTCAAATGCGCCAATTATCCCCTGGTGCCCGGCGTGCCGCTGCCGCCCGAGCTGGAACGGGCGAAAAAGCCGCTGGTGGTGGGACTGACCAAAGACCCCAAAAGCCTGTCCGATATCCGCCGCGCCCGGCTGCGCCTGCTGAACCAGGAAGAGGAAGCCGATTACGCCCAGTTCGAGAAGGTCAAGGAGGAGGTCCAGCAGGCGCGGCGCATCTTCTCGCGCCTGGGCTGGCCGGTGGTGGACGTGACGCGCCGCTCCATCGAGGAGGCTTCGGCCACTATCATCCAGCTCTATGAGCGCCATCTGGAAAAGCGCGGGCTCAAGGCGGAGGTCCTGCCCTCATGA
- the hemE gene encoding uroporphyrinogen decarboxylase, whose amino-acid sequence MSSSSKPFLRALAGETLTPPPFWLMRQAGRYLPEYRATRAEAGSFLDLCYNSDLACEVTLQPLRRYGFDAAILFSDILVVPDALRQHVAFKEGEGPVLTPIRSAEDLSGLDLSGLHDHLAPVYETVKKLSAAIPKTTALIGFAGAPWTVATYMIEGSGSKDFAKAKGMMFGQPELFARLMALLVQATGDYLIRQIDNGAEAIQIFDTWAGALPEDMFERWVIGTTRTLVERIRTERPGVPVIGFPRGAGYLYKRYVAETKVSGVSLDPSVPLHWAAAELQPKCTVQGNLDPLLLVAGGEALDAGIDRVLKALSKGPFIFNLGHGITPPTPPDNVARLAERVKGWKG is encoded by the coding sequence GTGTCCAGCTCGTCCAAGCCCTTCCTCCGCGCCCTTGCCGGCGAGACCCTTACGCCTCCGCCCTTCTGGCTGATGCGACAGGCCGGACGCTATTTGCCGGAATACCGGGCCACCCGGGCCGAAGCCGGCAGCTTCCTGGATCTTTGCTACAATTCCGACCTGGCCTGCGAAGTCACCCTGCAGCCCTTGCGGCGCTATGGCTTCGACGCGGCCATTCTGTTCTCCGACATTCTCGTGGTTCCCGACGCGTTGCGGCAGCATGTCGCGTTCAAGGAAGGCGAAGGTCCGGTATTGACGCCGATTCGCTCGGCAGAGGATCTGAGTGGTCTCGACCTCTCGGGCCTGCACGACCATCTCGCGCCGGTTTACGAAACGGTCAAGAAGCTGTCCGCCGCCATTCCCAAGACCACCGCCCTGATCGGTTTCGCCGGTGCACCCTGGACCGTGGCCACCTATATGATCGAGGGCAGCGGCTCCAAGGATTTCGCCAAGGCCAAGGGCATGATGTTCGGCCAGCCGGAGCTGTTCGCCCGCCTGATGGCGCTGCTGGTCCAGGCCACCGGCGATTATCTGATCCGCCAGATCGACAACGGCGCCGAAGCCATCCAGATTTTCGACACCTGGGCCGGAGCCCTGCCCGAGGACATGTTCGAGCGCTGGGTGATCGGCACGACCCGTACCCTGGTGGAGCGCATCCGCACCGAGCGGCCGGGCGTGCCGGTGATCGGGTTCCCGCGCGGGGCCGGATATCTCTACAAGCGCTATGTGGCCGAGACCAAGGTCAGCGGCGTCTCGCTCGACCCCTCGGTGCCGCTGCACTGGGCGGCGGCCGAGTTGCAGCCCAAGTGCACCGTCCAGGGCAATCTCGATCCGCTGTTGCTGGTGGCTGGCGGCGAGGCGCTGGATGCCGGTATCGACCGGGTGCTGAAGGCGCTGTCCAAAGGACCCTTCATCTTCAATCTGGGCCACGGCATCACCCCGCCGACTCCGCCGGACAACGTGGCGCGGCTGGCCGAGCGGGTCAAAGGCTGGAAAGGCTGA
- the hemH gene encoding ferrochelatase, producing the protein MSEAGGRKTAVVLFNLGGPDSLDAVKPFLFNLFNDPAIIGAPALIRWLLAKYISAKRAPTARGIYQMLGGRSPLVPETEAQGRALEHVLGHGFRCFIAMRYWHPFTYETVAAIREWGADEVVLLPLYPQFSTTTTGSSLKEWHKQAERQGLVVPTRMACCYPTEPGLVDAMADLAKAGHQEAAAAGKPRILFSAHGLPKSVIAKGDPYQAQVELTAAAVASATGIADLDWAICYQSRVGPMEWIGPSTEAELERAARDGVPVVIVPVAFVSEHSETLVELDIEYRHKADQLGIPAYVRVPALGCHPAFIRGLAEVIHRPQAFTGQACKRLGRVCPSC; encoded by the coding sequence ATGAGCGAGGCGGGGGGCAGGAAGACGGCCGTCGTGCTGTTCAATCTCGGTGGACCCGATTCGCTGGATGCGGTCAAACCGTTCCTGTTCAACCTGTTCAACGACCCGGCCATCATCGGCGCACCCGCTCTCATTCGCTGGCTGCTGGCGAAGTATATTTCGGCCAAGCGGGCGCCGACGGCCCGCGGCATCTACCAGATGCTGGGCGGGCGCTCGCCTTTGGTGCCCGAGACCGAAGCGCAGGGCCGCGCCCTGGAACATGTGCTGGGACATGGTTTCCGCTGTTTCATCGCCATGCGCTATTGGCATCCCTTCACCTACGAGACGGTTGCCGCCATCAGGGAATGGGGCGCCGACGAAGTGGTGCTGCTGCCGCTGTATCCCCAGTTCTCGACCACCACCACGGGCTCATCGCTGAAGGAGTGGCACAAGCAGGCGGAACGGCAGGGTCTTGTCGTCCCCACGCGCATGGCCTGCTGCTATCCCACCGAGCCGGGTCTGGTGGACGCCATGGCCGATCTGGCGAAAGCGGGCCATCAGGAGGCCGCCGCCGCCGGCAAGCCCCGCATTCTCTTTTCGGCCCACGGCTTGCCGAAATCGGTGATCGCCAAGGGTGATCCCTATCAGGCCCAGGTGGAATTGACCGCGGCGGCCGTGGCCAGCGCCACGGGAATCGCCGATCTCGACTGGGCCATCTGCTATCAAAGCCGGGTGGGTCCCATGGAATGGATCGGTCCCAGCACGGAAGCCGAACTGGAACGCGCCGCCCGGGATGGGGTCCCGGTGGTGATCGTTCCAGTCGCCTTCGTCTCCGAGCATTCCGAGACCCTGGTGGAACTGGATATCGAGTATCGCCACAAGGCCGACCAGCTGGGCATTCCCGCTTATGTGCGGGTGCCGGCCCTGGGCTGCCACCCCGCCTTCATCCGGGGATTGGCCGAGGTGATTCACCGGCCGCAAGCCTTTACCGGCCAGGCCTGCAAGCGTCTGGGACGGGTTTGCCCATCATGCTGA
- the hemJ gene encoding protoporphyrinogen oxidase HemJ, which produces MLSGTAYLWVKAVHVIAIISWMAGLLYLPRLFVYHTTVKPRSETSETFKIMERRLIKAIMTPAMVLAWILGLVMAVDGGLFSQGWFHLKLACVVAMTIAHFFLARCKDGFAEDRNTRSEKFYRVINEVPTLLMIVIVIVVIVKPF; this is translated from the coding sequence ATGCTGAGTGGAACGGCCTATCTGTGGGTCAAGGCGGTGCATGTCATCGCCATCATCTCGTGGATGGCCGGGTTGCTTTATCTGCCCCGGCTGTTCGTCTACCACACCACGGTCAAGCCGCGCTCCGAGACCTCGGAGACCTTCAAGATCATGGAACGCCGCCTGATCAAGGCGATCATGACCCCCGCCATGGTCCTGGCCTGGATTCTCGGTCTGGTCATGGCGGTGGACGGCGGCCTGTTCTCCCAGGGCTGGTTTCATCTCAAGCTGGCCTGCGTGGTCGCCATGACCATCGCCCATTTTTTCCTCGCCCGCTGCAAGGATGGCTTTGCCGAGGACCGCAACACCCGGTCCGAGAAGTTCTATCGCGTCATCAACGAGGTGCCGACCTTGCTGATGATCGTCATCGTCATCGTGGTGATCGTGAAGCCCTTCTGA
- the rho gene encoding transcription termination factor Rho, which produces MHLQDLKKKTPAELLAFAEELEVENASTLRKQDMMFAILKQLADNDTPIYGDGVLEILQDGFGFLRSPEANYLPGPDDIYVSPSQVRRFGLRTGDTVDGQIRAPKDGERYFALLKVNNINFEDPEKVRHRINFDNLTPLYPDEKLKLEIEDPTRKDLTTRVIDLVAPIGKGQRALIVAPPRTGKTVMLQNMAHAISLNHPEVYLIVLLIDERPEEVTDMARSVKGEVISSTFDEPASRHVQVTEMVLEKAKRLVEHKRDVVILLDSITRLARAYNTVVPSSGKVLTGGVDANALQRPKRFFGAARNIEEGGSLSIIATALIDTGSRMDEVIFEEFKGTGNSEIILDRKLSDKRTFPAIDITKSGTRKEELLVDKGILSKMWVLRRILMPMGVVDAMEFLVDKLKHSKNNGDFFEAMNS; this is translated from the coding sequence ATGCATTTGCAGGACCTGAAGAAGAAGACCCCGGCCGAACTCCTGGCCTTTGCCGAAGAGCTGGAGGTGGAAAACGCCAGCACGCTTCGCAAGCAGGACATGATGTTCGCCATCCTGAAGCAGCTGGCCGACAACGATACGCCCATCTACGGCGACGGCGTGCTGGAGATCCTGCAGGACGGGTTCGGCTTCCTGCGCAGCCCCGAGGCTAATTATCTTCCCGGTCCCGACGACATCTATGTCAGCCCCAGCCAGGTGCGGCGCTTCGGCCTGCGCACCGGCGACACGGTGGACGGTCAGATTCGGGCGCCCAAGGACGGCGAGCGCTATTTCGCCCTGCTGAAGGTCAACAACATCAATTTCGAGGACCCGGAAAAGGTCCGCCACCGCATCAACTTCGACAACCTGACGCCGCTCTATCCCGACGAGAAGCTGAAGCTGGAGATCGAGGACCCCACCCGCAAGGATCTCACCACCCGGGTGATCGATCTGGTGGCTCCCATCGGCAAGGGCCAGCGCGCCCTGATCGTCGCGCCGCCGCGCACCGGCAAGACCGTGATGCTGCAGAACATGGCCCATGCCATTTCGCTCAATCACCCCGAGGTCTACCTGATCGTGCTGCTGATCGACGAGCGGCCCGAGGAAGTCACCGACATGGCCCGTTCGGTGAAGGGTGAAGTCATCAGCTCCACCTTCGACGAGCCGGCGTCCCGTCACGTCCAGGTCACCGAGATGGTGCTGGAGAAGGCCAAGCGTCTGGTCGAGCACAAGCGCGACGTGGTCATCCTGCTGGATTCCATCACCCGCCTGGCCCGCGCCTACAACACCGTGGTACCCAGCTCGGGCAAGGTGCTGACCGGCGGCGTCGACGCCAACGCCCTGCAGCGCCCCAAGCGCTTCTTCGGCGCGGCGCGCAACATCGAAGAGGGCGGCTCGCTGTCCATCATCGCCACCGCGCTGATCGATACCGGTTCGCGCATGGACGAAGTGATCTTCGAAGAGTTCAAGGGCACCGGTAACTCGGAAATCATCCTGGACCGCAAGCTGTCGGACAAGCGCACCTTCCCGGCCATCGACATCACCAAGTCGGGCACCCGCAAGGAAGAGCTGCTGGTCGACAAGGGCATCCTGTCCAAGATGTGGGTGCTGCGCCGCATCCTCATGCCCATGGGCGTGGTCGACGCCATGGAATTCCTGGTGGACAAGCT